A stretch of the Fusarium musae strain F31 chromosome 2, whole genome shotgun sequence genome encodes the following:
- the KAE1 gene encoding putative tRNA threonylcarbamoyladenosine biosynthesis protein kae1 (EggNog:ENOG41~BUSCO:EOG0926347W), with translation MAFKDKSSYIALGCEGSANKLGIGVILHTPTETKILSNLRDTFVSPPGTGFLPKDTAAHHRAHFVRLAREALAEAKITPKDVDCICYTKGPGMGAPLNSVAVAARALSLLWDRPLVGVNHCVGHIEMGRYITGADNPVVLYVSGGNSQVIAYAEQRYRIFGETLDIAVGNCLDRFARTLEISNDPAPGYNIEQLAKKGSKLLDIPYAVKGMDCSFSGILASADALAAQMKAGADFTPEDLCFSLQETVFAMLVEITERAMAHVGSSQVLIVGGVGCNERLQEMMGHMARERGGSVYATDERFCIDNGIMIAHAGLLAYETGFRTSLEESTCTQRFRTDEVFIKWRD, from the coding sequence ATGGCCTTCAAAGACAAATCCTCCTACATCGCCCTCGGCTGCGAAGGCTCCGCCAACAAACTCGGAATAGGCGTCATTCTTCACACCCCAACCGAGACAAAAATCCTCTCCAACCTGCGCGACACCTTCGTATCTCCCCCAGGAACCGGCTTCCTCCCCAAAGACACAGCAGCCCACCACCGCGCCCACTTCGTCCGTCTCGCACGCGAAGCCCTCGCCGAAGCGAAGATCACCCCCAAAGATGTCGATTGCATCTGCTACACGAAAGGCCCGGGTATGGGCGCCCCGCTGAATTCTGTCGCTGTTGCAGCGAGAGCATTGAGTTTACTCTGGGATAGACCCCTTGTTGGCGTGAACCATTGCGTGGGACATATCGAGATGGGGAGATATATCACTGGCGCTGATAATCCGGTTGTATTATACGTTTCGGGTGGTAATTCGCAGGTGATTGCGTATGCCGAGCAGCGATACAGGATATTTGGCGAAACACTGGATATAGCAGTTGGAAACTGTCTCGATCGATTCGCTCGCACGTTAGAAATCAGCAACGATCCCGCACCAGGATATAATATCGAACAACTCGCCAAGAAGGGGAGCAAGCTCCTCGATATTCCCTACGCAGTCAAGGGCATGGACTGTTCGTTCTCTGGGATTCTAGCCTCAGCGGATGCACTTGCTGCACAGATGAAGGCTGGCGCAGATTTCACACCAGAAGATTTATGTTTCTCACTGCAAGAGACGGTATTCGCGATGTTGGTTGAGATTACAGAGCGGGCTATGGCGCATGTTGGCTCATCGCAGGTTCTCATTGTGGGAGGTGTGGGCTGTAATGAGAGGTTGCAGGAGATGATGGGGCATATGGCAAGAGAGCGAGGAGGGTCAGTTTATGCTACTGATGAGAGATTCTGTATTGATAACGGAATCATGATTGCGCATGCTGGTTTGTTGGCGTATGAGACAGGATTTAGGACGTCTTTGGAGGAGAGTACATGTACACAGAGATTCAGAACTGATGAGGTCTTTATCAAATGGAGAGACTGA
- the EPL1 gene encoding Enhancer of polycomb-like protein 1 (EggNog:ENOG41~BUSCO:EOG09263L7Y), which translates to MSSRKVRVKKLNVKTTLPVLREDQIDPNEYEALTTDNQIATGVEQAEENEYHLQTILKEAGTSNDQEIPVPPPQESDINYDELYPVPFHKPSSYIRFSQTVEECISCLYDMTTEDDEFLKQYNSKPPAAGALSEDDFERIMEVFEDTAAEQTPFAAVDNTVAAYDMMVPALHELGSPAILQHAKPVYEYWKSRRQEAGNKPLHPTLKFETHQETDDTDPFVCFRRREARQTRKTRARDNKIAETLKKLRRELEDGRQLVLVAYEREMLKRELMSMDRALFEERARLKETKLRLGIKGEDEDLVNQKPQKRKPAEPPVIRQPTGAHLRQPVRSDGRTLDADLVLLSDKLTEKENELRLDIEMKVQNHRKWNHNHIDLTGEPLSPVKEQGTEVKFRQAKTQYLMTPPASTSSEMEVDTHIPDAPQVDKREAPVFQFSAGSNEPSKGSQPSFRRRIGRLNRLWIDRRGMVTPPPEYGEKSDRWRYDSDSDDDEPPVYEVDPFDTRALKFRATIPLNPYMFRGRPAVPPDAVVAAQAQAGNRVLPSPASAQAAAHAHAQAHAQAAAQAHLAMKAQAKAAAVAQAQAQAAQTVQ; encoded by the exons ATGTCATCACGCAAAGTCCGCGTCAAGAAGTTGAACGTCAAGACGACGCTTCCAGTTCTTCGCGAAGACCAGATCGATCCGAACGAGTATGAAGCTTTAACGACCGACAACCAAATCGCGACCGGTGTCGAGCAGGCCGAGGAAAAT GAATACCATCTTCAAACCATTCTCAAGGAGGCAGGAACCAGCAATGACCAAGAAATTCCTGTTCCGCCTCCCCAGGAGAGCGACATCAACTATGACGAGCTCTATCCTGTCCCTTTCCATAAACCCTCCTCTTACATCCGTTTTTCACAAACAGTTGAGGAGTGTATATCGTGTCTCTATGACATGACCACCGAGGACGATGAGTTCCTCAAACAGTATAATAGTAAACCACCCGCTGCCGGGGCACTCTCTGAGGATGACTTTGAACGCATCATGGAGGTGTTTGAAGACACGGCAGCGGAGCAGACACCATTTGCAGCAGTCGATAATACCGTTGCCGCCTATGACATGATGGTACCTGCACTTCACGAGCTTGGGTCGCCGGCAATTCTTCAACATGCTAAGCCTGTGTACGAATATTGGAAGTCAAGGCGACAGGAGGCTGGCAATAAGCCATTGCATCCCACTCTCAAGTTTGAGACTCATCAGGAGACTGATGACACAGACCCCTTCGTCTGTTTCAGACGACGCGAGGCTCGCCAGACTCGAAAGACCAGAGCTCGTGACAACAAAATTGCAGAAACACTAAAGAAGTTGCGACGAGAACTTGAGGATGGCCGGCAATTGGTACTCGTCGCATATGAACGTGAAATGTTGAAGCGAGAGCTCATGTCGATGGACCGCGCTCTGTTTGAAGAAAGGGCAAGACTCAAGGAGACCAAACTTCGGCTGGGCATCAAaggcgaggacgaggatcTCGTCAATCAAAAG CCTCAGAAACGCAAGCCTGCAGAGCCCCCAGTCATCCGACAGCCAACCGGTGCCCACTTGCGACAACCTGTACGGTCTGATGGAAGAACACTGGATGCTGACCTTGTCTTGTTGTCAGACAAGCTGAcagagaaggagaatgaaCTTCGACTTGACATAGAAATGAAGGTTCAGAACCACCGGAAGTGGAACCATAACCATATTGACCTAACTGGGGAGCCGCTGTCGCCAGTCAAGGAACAGGGCACAGAAGTCAAGTTCCGACAAGCGAAGACGCAGTACTTGATGACACCCCCTGCATCCACATCGTCAGAAATGGAAGTGGACACACACATACCTGATGCCCCGCAAGTGGACAAACGTGAGGCACCTGTCTTCCAGTTTTCCGCTGGATCAAATGAGCCTTCCAAGGGTAGCCAACCTTCGTTCCGTCGACGTATTGGTCGACTGAACCGATTGTGGATTGATCGAAGAGGCATGGTGACGCCACCGCCAGAATATGGCGAGAAGTCGGATAGGTGGAGATACGACTCGGATTCGGATGACGATGAGCCACCTGTATATGAAGTTGATCCATTTGATACCCGGGCATTGAAGTTCCGGGCAACAATTCCGTTGAACCCATACATGTTTCGAGGACGCCCAGCAGTACCACCAGATGCCGTGGTAGCAGCTCAAGCACAAGCAGGTAACAGGGTACTGCCATCGCCAGCATCAGCACAAGCGGCGGCGCATGCGCATGCTCAAGCCCACGCTCAAGCGGCAGCACAAGCACATCTGGCAATGAAAGCGCAAGCTAAAGCGGCGGCGGttgcacaagcacaagctcaagcagcGCAGACGGTGCAGTAA
- a CDS encoding hypothetical protein (EggNog:ENOG41) codes for MRTEGITLDQANPSWLFPVIADIVASTSGAIVANVLPNDQHAIWTVITSYILWGTSVPMAIVILAMYYHRLMIHDILPGQVAVASFIAIGPLGMGAAAIQLLGQVSLKLFARNDFIPKAPIAGQFFYLTGILTALILWGFAVVWLFFALATIIRRRITFNLTWWAFTFPLGVFTVATTTLAQELPSKFFKVLGTIFSVAEFLLWVMVACGTIKASLNGQLFQPPPLEAWEKKAKEVEETEKTEKTEKTEKTKDSPV; via the exons ATGCGAACAGAGGGT ATCACACTAGACCAAGCAAACCCTTCGTGGCTCTTCCCCGTCATTGCCGATATCGTTGCCTCCACATCTGGAGCCATCGTAGCCAATGTTCTTCCCAACGACCAACACGCCATATGGACCGTCATTACAAGCTATATCCTCTGGGGAACTAGTGTACCAATGGCGATCGTCATTCTCGCCATGTACTACCATCGTCTTATGATTCACGACATCCTCCCTGGCCAAGTTGCTGTCGCATCGTTCATCGCCATTGGCCCTCTTGGTATGGGCGCAGCAGCAATCCAACTCCTCGGCCAAGTCTCTCTCAAACTCTTTGCAAGAAACGACTTCATCCCCAAGGCTCCCATCGCGGGTCAATTCTTCTACCTGACTGGCATTCTCACTGCTCTCATCTTATGGGGGTTCGCTGTTGTGTGGCTCTTCTTTGCTCTCGCCACAATCATCAGACGTCGAATCACCTTTAACCTCACTTGGTGGGCTTTTACTTTCCCTCTTGGGGTGTTTACAGTTGCGACCACGACGCTTGCTCAGGAGCTTCCGTCGAAGTTCTTCAAAGTGCTGGGAACAATATTCTCTGTTGCCGAGTTCTTGTTGTGGGTTATGGTGGCGTGTGGGACTATCAAGGCGAGTCTGAACGGCCAGCTGTTCCAACCTCCACCGCTAGAAGCGTGGGAGAAGAAAGcgaaagaagttgaagagaccGAAAAGACCGAAAAGACCGAAAAGACCGAAAAGACCAAGGATTCACCAGTCTAG
- a CDS encoding hypothetical protein (EggNog:ENOG41), which translates to MSESSLPTSTIVAATSEEASPTVSPFILAFDIVVAVFGFLFSFNWSGFFSRLFTIISFPFRLILIPLSFVLNILLVVFAPAIYLFSYTLAGVRSVWAFLASLEPLYTFFGAAAGVGILAGIGLAMFSSIITSYLGMQSDNIDSGGSSSKGSLLETSSRRNSQSSGTELDWQWLDSSSQRRRPAGGLLSQTIHEEDDDDSEY; encoded by the exons ATGTCCGAGTCATCACTACCAACTTCCACAATCGTGGCAGCAACATCAGAGGAGGCCTCACCCACAGTCTCTCCATTCATACTCGCATTCGACATCGTTGTCGCTGTCTtcggcttcctcttctccttcaactgGTCAGGCTTCTTCTCACGGCTTTTCACTATAATCAGCTTTCCTTTCCGCCTAATTCTCATACCATTGTCCTTTGTTCTCAACATTCTGCTCGTTGTGTTTGCACCGGCTATTTATCTCTTCTCTTACACACTTGCTGGCGTACGTTCTGTATGGGCGTTTCTGGCTAGCTTAGAG CCGCTGTATACTTTT TTTGGTGCTGCAGCTGGCGTCGGCATCTTGGCTGGCATCGGCCTGGCCATGTTCTCATCCATAATCACGTCCTATCTAGGAATGCAGAGTGACAATATCGACTCAGGGGGTTCATCTTCTAAGGGAAGTTTGCTCGAGACCAGCAGTCGACGAAATTCGCAGTCTTCAGGCACTGAGCTTGACTGGCAATGGCTTGACTCTTCCAGTCAAAGGCGTCGACCAGCTGGTGGCTTACTATCGCAGACCATTcacgaggaagacgatgatgattcaGAGTATTGA
- a CDS encoding hypothetical protein (EggNog:ENOG41), with protein MPGTAIAYGSEYGHDSRQTQGFGGYSTAATMMYNVGQPSTQNTVYDAQQFSSRQPAAMQMMPPDVASSYFGSETGASAGPSLQQPAQGSSGSANVYQQSNAMNYASNSMSSVSAMPQATNTADVSMTDDHDYAEGALEEKWVSYQRQLGSIFQEIVNGSLESASETLLSVTSWLLSQVADLGLNLDDTNLHADRIQLWNDFNHAWLGLGQRQIDLMTSSQQLSRTQSLVSKAMIKKMGNELIRLCDGIERHGLVDYQYGVWEDQITAGEQLQSRPKSLTGFANMCIQFLKTVWTYMMLQKKTATVATDNVRS; from the exons ATGCCTGGCACAGCTATAGCTTATGGCTCTGAGTACGGCCACGACTCCCGCCAAACGCAAGGTTTTGGTGGCTACAGCACCGCAGCTACGATGATGTATAACGTTGGCCAACCGAGCACGCAAAACACAGTTTACGATGCGCAGCAATTCAGCTCGCGGCAACCTGCAGCTATGCAAATGATGCCACCAGACGTCGCCTCGAGCTACTTTGGGTCCGAAACTGGAGCCTCAGCTGGCCCGAGTCTACAGCAACCGGCGCAGGGCTCAAGCGGATCCGCGAATGTTTACCAGCAAAGCAATGCCATGAATTACGCGAGCAACAGCATGTCCAGTGTGAGCGCAATGCCACAGGCAACAAACACCGCCGATGTTTCAATGACAGACGACCACGACTATGCGGAAGGCGCCCTCGAAGAGAAATGGGTCAGTTACCAGAGGCAGCTAGGGAGCATATTTCAGGAAATAGTGAATGGGTCTCTTGAGAGTGCATCTGAGACATTGCTTAGCGTCACTAGCTGGCTTTTGTCTCAGGTCGCAGATCTAG GTCTTAATCTTGACGATACCAACCTCCATGCTGATCGGATTCAGCTGTGGAACGACTTCAACCACGCTTGGCTCGGATTGGGCCAACGGCAAATTGACCTAATGACTTCATCCCAACAACTTTCGAGAACGCAAAGTCTGGTTTCAAAGGCCATGATTAAAAAGATGGGAAACGAACTAATAAGGCTATGTGACGGTATAGAGCGCCATGGCCTGGTGGACTATCAATATGGAGTATGGGAGGATCAAATAACTGCTGGTGAGCAACTGCAATCCCGCCCCAAGAGTCTGACCGGATTCGCTAACATGTGCATACAGTTCTTGAAGACTGTCTGGACTTATATGATGCTTCAGAAGAAGACAGCGACAGTGGCAACCGATAACGTACGCAGTTAA
- the BUR1 gene encoding serine/threonine protein kinase, CMGC, CDC2/CDK sub, which produces MSDSTPDGTSPRTFALNHLRPKSSFKGCSRISDYELLGKLGEGTFGEVHRARQRKTGIHVALKKIIMHHEKDGFPITALREIKLLKLLSHKNILRLEDMAIEHPTRQTDKRKKPIVYMATPYMDHDLSGLLDNPSVHFKEAQIKCYMLQLLEGLRYLHDSRILHRDMKAANLLINNQGILQIADFGLARHYEGDVPKAGQAYGVGKRDYTGLVVTRWYRPPELLLQLRQYTPAIDVWGVGCVLGEMLFGKPILAGESDAHQLDMIWDLMGSPNEDNMPGWKQLPGADHLSPRPRTGNLQNRFREYGSGAVSLLKELLKLDWRTRINAVDALQHPWFKMAPLPLEPHEIPVYEESHELDRRKFHDRKAALPPAPKGGTVGIGPDAKGATAGFNSNEPYGNGRNGVNGGRYRNGPDERRPAWQRDRGAGLPPRPPPNDDTDYRERGPPRGRGAPGPRAPPDVDTYIPAYNRDDPGRRRDDRPPPPPRDDRRRRNSREDRRYDRDRGTISRSRSPRHDRSRDRDRQDRDRPDRDAYRR; this is translated from the exons ATGTCAGACTCGACGCCTGATGGCACTTCGCCTCGAACCTTTGCGCTCAACCACTTGAGACCAAAATCAAGTTTCAAGGGATGCTCCCGTATTTCCGACTATGAGTTGCTAGGCAAACTGGGGGAGGGAACCTTTGG TGAGGTTCACCGTGCCCGCCAGCGCAAGACTGGCATACATGTCGCCTTGAAAAAAATCATCATGCATCATGAAAAGGATGGC TTTCCCATTACTGCCCTTCGCGAGATtaagctcctcaagctcttgtcgCACAAGAACATCCTGAGGCTCGAAGACATGGCTATCGAGCACCCTACCAGACAGA CCGATAAGCGCAAAAAGCCCATCGTATACATGGCCACTCCCTACATGGATCACGATCTTTCCGGTCTTCTCGATAACCCCTCGGTCCATTTCAAGGAGGCTCAGATCAAATGCTACATGCTGCAACTGCTCGAAGGCCTGCGATACCTCCACGACAGCCGCATTCTGCACCGAGACATGAAAGCTGCTAAcctgctcatcaacaaccaaggTATCCTTCAGATTGCCGATTTCGGTCTCGCTCGACACTACGAAGGAGATGTTCCAAAGGCTGGTCAGGCCTACGGCGTAGGAAAACGAGATTACACTGGTCTGGTGGTTACTCGATGGTACCGACCACCTGAGCTTTTGCTACAATTACGGCAATACACCCCCGCTATTGACGTTTGGGGAGTAGG CTGTGTTTTGGGTGAGATGCTCTTCGGAAAGCCCATTTTGGCTGGTGAAAGTGACGCACATCAGCTGGACATGATCTGGGACCTGATGGGATCTCCTAATGAAGACAACATGCCTGGATGGAAGCAGTTGCCTGGGGCTGATCATCTGTCCCCTCGACCACGAACTGGCAACCTCCAGAACAGATTTCGAGA GTACGGCTCGGGCGCAGTTTCACTATTGAAAGAACTTCTTAAGCTGGACTGGCGGACACGAATCAACGCAGTGGACGCTTTACAACACCCATGGTTCAAGATGGCGCCTCTGCCGTTAGAGCCCCACGAGATTCCCGTTTATGAAGAAAGCCACGAGCTGGACAGAAGAAAGTTCCACGACCGCAAGGCTGCCTTGCCCCCTGCCCCCAAGGGTGGGACTGTAGGTATTGGCCCAGATGCCAAGGGCGCCACAGCGGGCTTCAACAGCAACGAGCCTTACGGGAATGGCCGGAATGGTGTGAACGGAGGCAGATATCGAAACGGACCAGATGAAAGGCGTCCCGCTTGGCAACGAGATCGAGGCGCTGGGTTACCGCCACGACCGCCCCCGAACGATGACACGGACTATCGTGAGCGAGGACCCCCTCGTGGTAGAGGAGCACCTGGGCCAAGAGCACCCCCAGATGTCGACACGTACATACCCGCCTATAATCGGGACGACCCAGGCCGACGGAGGGATGAccgccctcctccaccacccaGAGATGATCGTCGGCGACGCAACAGCAGAGAAGACCGACGATACGATAGAGACCGTGGCACCATCAGCCGCAGTAGGTCACCCAGGCATGATCGGTCAAGAGATCGAGACAGGCAAGACCGTGATAGGCCAGACCGTGATGCATACCGGAGATAG
- the CNB1 gene encoding Calcineurin subunit B has translation MGNTTSAVLDNLVQGSNFDRDEVDRLRKRFMKLDKDNSGTIERDEFLSLPQISSNPLATRMIAIFDEDGGGDVDFQEFVTGLSAFSAKGNKEQKLQFAFKVYDIDRDGYISNGELFIVLKMMVGSNLKDQQLQQIVDKTIMEADLDKDGKISFEEFTKMVESTDISMSMTVDQF, from the exons ATGGGCAACACCACCAGCGCAGTCCTGGACAACCTCGTCCAAGGATCCAACT TCGAcagagatgaagttgatcgTCTGCGAAAGCGATTCATGAAGCTGGACAAG GACAACTCCGGTACGATCGAACGCGATGAATTCCTCAGTCTTCCCCAGATCTCCTCCAACCCTCTGGCAACACG AATGATCGCCATTTTTGACGAAGATGGTGGGGGTGACGTCGATTTCCAAGAATTCGTTACAGGTCTCTCAGCTTTCAGCGCCAAGGGAAACAAGGAACAGAAGCTGCAGTTCGCCTTCAAGGTCTACGACATTGACCGTGACGGCTATATCAGCAACGGAGAGCTGTTCATTGTCCTCAAGATGATGGTCGGCAGCAACCTTAAGGatcagcagctgcagcagatTGTGGACAAGACTATCATGGAGGCCGATCTCGACAAGGACGGCAAGATTAGCTTTGAGGAGTTCACCAAGATGGTTGAGTCGACTGACATCAGTATGAGCATGACTGTCG ACCAGTTCTAA